GGCGGAGATGACTTCGAGCTGCTTTTGCGCGCGAGGGTGAAGCTCGGCGCGGTCGTACTCAAAGTAGAGGGCAAGGGATTCGCCGCCTTTGGGGTTCTTGACGATGGGAGTGTAGGGGACGCCGAGCTTGGAGGCGCTTTTGGCGAAGGAGCCGAGGATGTCCGAGAGATTGAGACCGGCGACTTTCCAGGGCTGGGCGATGTCGGCGCGCTTGAGTTCGACGCCGAACTCGGTGTTTTGCTGAAGTGATTCTGACTGAACCTGGGCGATGACCCAGGAGACTTCGGGGTTGGCGATGGTGACGATGAGCGGCTTGGCAGGGTTGAGGGCATACTGGCCTTCCTCGAACACGATGCAGAGGCCCACGAGGCGCTCGGCGGGGACTTTTTTCTCATCCACATAGGCGCGTGCGGCGGCGAAGTCGTGCTTGAGCAGGAGGCGGACGAAGTCGCTGGCGAAGGCGAGGGCGTCAGTGCCGTCGTCCACACCGAAGATCGGCTTCATGGGGGCGGCGGCTGTGGCGGGAGAGCCTGGAGTGGCGGACGCTGCGGGGGGAGCTGCGGGCGCGGGCATGGGGGCTGCGGCGATGGCGCTGCTCATGGCCTTGGGGAGGGTGGCCTTGGCGACCTTCCAGCCCATGCGTTCGTCGCGTTCCAGATCGAGCTGAATGCGCACGGTTTCCTGAGAGCCGGGCATGACGAAGGGGAGGGCGATGCGGGTGCGGTCCTCGACGAGACCGAGGAGCTCGGCCTGATCTTCGCCAGCAGGTTTGTAACCCATGGAGGCGAGTTTTTCGAAGAGTTTGGCGACGCTTTCTGACTGCTCAGCGTCTGAGGTGGAGGCCAGTTTGCCTGCGGTGGCGAAATCTCCGGTGGAGAGGCTGCGCATGAGCTGCCTGCCGAGATCCAGGGGGCGGGCAAAGGCAAAGGCGGGCGGGGCGGGCTTGGGAGGTGGAGGCGGGGGAGCGGGCGGCGGAGTGACCGGGGTGGAGGGAGAGGTGGTCTTGGCTGCTTCCGGGGCTGCCTTGGCGGCGGCTACAGCGGCTGTTTTCTCCGCAGCTTTGGCCGAGGCATCCTTCTGGGCCTCCATTTTCTTTTTGGTGAAGAGGAAGAAAATAGCGGTGCTGAGCGCGAGGGCGGCAACGACGATGAGAACAGGCACGAGACTGCCGCCGAAAACGGAGCGGACAGAGTGAGAGCGGGGCGGGATATGCATAGCCGGGAGTAAGCTGTCCAGTGACAGCATTTAAGATGCCACCACGGGGGGTGATGAATCAAGGCCTATTATGCTGTCCAGCAACCGCTCAGCGCTTGTCCTCAGTGCCTTCTGTGGTCTGCCCAGAACGCATTTTGGCTTTGAGGCGCGACCAGAAATCGTCTTCGGGCTTGGACTCGCCTTTGGAAGAGTCGGTGCCACCCTTGAAAGCAGGAACATCCACGCTGGCGGTGCGGGCGCCATCGCTGCCCACATCTGCCAAAGCACGGCCATAGGGGGCGAAGTTGTTCACCGGCACGTCGTATTTCTGCATGCTGGAAGGCAGGGCGCGGCGGGCATTGATGAAGGCTGTGGGGCTGTAGTAGTTGGAGGAATCCCTGGCGAACTGGGAGCGGTTCATGCCGATGTGGAGATTCTTGCGTACCTCGAAGTGGAGGTGAACGGGGTACATGCCATTATTACCGCCCATGGTGCCGACGAGCTGGCCTTTCTCCACGAGTTGGTGGAGTTTTACCTTCCGCTCATGGAGATGAGCGTAGAGGGAGTCCACCATGGCGACCTTGCCATCAGCCTCGCGGAAGATGTGGCGTACGAGGATGCAATTTCCCCAGCCGACGCCGATGTTTTCGGAGAAAATCACCACGCCACGGCCCATGGCATAAATCGGCACGCCGAGGTCGGTGTCGCCCCCGCCGCGTCCGTTCCAGTCTTCGCCGAGGTGGCCGTTGGGCCAGTAGCCGCGGGCTTTGTAGAAGCCGTCGGCGTCAGGTTTTCCGACTGGGAAGTCAAAGCCATCGGCCAGACGCACGCGGATGGTGGAGCCAGCCTGGGCGGCGGCATCGGCTACCCAGCAGAGCAAGGCACAGGCGCACAGGAGCGCTGACCACACCATGGAAGGGCGGTCGGGCAATGTGGATGGTCTGGAATGAGCACTGGCTGGCATGCCGAGGGGGAAACGAAGCTAGTCCAAATCGTGGCAAAGGCCAGCCTGAAAACCGCCGCAGGGAAGAGATTGGCGGAGTGTGACGAAATTATCATGTTCTATGGACTGACTAAAGCGTCGGGGGCTTGCAAACTGTGCTGACCGCCTGATTGTAACGACCGGCACACGCCCAATCCTCCCCGTCAACCATGCCATGACCGAAGGAGCGGGCTGGCAGCCCGTATCACTTCAGACCTTCCACATCCCCCATTTACGACATGCCTGACTGGCTCGCGATCATACTTCTAGGCATCATTGAAGGTGTCACCGAATTCCTGCCCATCTCCTCCACAGGGCACCTGCTGATACCGCAAAATCTGCACTGGCTGCCGCAGAAGAGCGAACTTTTCAACGTGGTGATCCAGAGCGGTGCGGTGTTGGCGGTGCTGGCGGTCTTCACCCAGCGGCTGAAGCATTTGGCAACCACTCTGGGTGATCCCTCGACACGGTCTTACCTGGCCAAGCTGTTTGTGTCGTTTTTCATCACTGCCGTGGGTGGTCTGGTGATCAAAAAGCTGAACATCAAGCTGCCGGAGACGGTGCCGCCGGTGGCGTGGGCGACTTTCATTGGAGGAATTATCATCCTGGTGCTGGAATTTCTGCACAAGGACAAGAAGGGAACGGCGGAGATCACGTGGGCGGTGGTGGTGGCGGTGGCGCTGGCGCAGCTGCTGGCGGCGGTGTTTCCGGGAACCTCGCGCTCCGGCGCGAGCATCCTGATGGCGCTGGCGTTTGGGGTGTCCCGACCTGCGGCCACGGAGTTTTCATTTTTGCTGGGCATTCCGACGCTGATGGCCGCTGGGGCTTTCAAAGTGCTGTCCGCGATCAAGGATGGCGAGGCCGGTGGGGAAGACTGGGCGATGGTGGCACTGGGGACGGTGGTGGCCGCCGTGTCCGCCTTCATTGTGGTGAAGTGGCTGATCCGTTTTGTGCAGGGGCACACCTTCAACGGCTTTGCGTGGTACCGGATCGTGATGGGCGGCGCACTGCTGGCCTGGGTATACACCGGAGGAGGGAACTGAGCATGTTTGCGATTGCCAGAGGGTGGTTTCGCCGCTCGGTTTTTAAAACGATCCGGTTTCTCAAGCACCCGCGCAAGCTGAGGCAGAGCCCGGCGATGCGCTGGTTTGCGCGGCACTTTCTGGACAAGAGGGTGTGGAAACCGACGCAGCACACGCTCTCCGGCGGGATGGCGGTGGGGATGTTTGTGACGCTGCAGCTGCTGCCGATCCAGATGCCGACGGCGACGGTGCTCTCGGCGATTTTCCGGGTGAACATCCCGATCTCGATCGCGCTTTGCTGGGTGAGCAATCCTGTGACGGTGCCGTTCATGGCGTGGCTGGAGTATGCGATCGGGAAATGGTTTTTGTCCCTCTACACGACGGTGCCGACCTCACCGTTTCCGACGCAGCTGCCGGATTCGATGGTGGACGCGTGGATCGTGCTCAAGGAGCATGCGCCGGTGATGCTGATGGGGGGGATCATCCTGGGGGCAGTGGTGGCGTTCTTGAGCTACATCATCACGTGGGGATGCTGGGAGATCGGATTGCGGATGGAGATGGCAAAGAAGCTGCGTGAGGCCAAGGCGGCCGCTGTGAGAGCGTGAGGCCACGGGAAATGAATGCTTTTTTGCGCTGTCGCAGGTGCGAAAAACCTTGTTCCTGCGGGCGCTTTGCGTTCTCATCCGGGCAGACGAACAATCACTCATGACCGAAGCAGAACGCAGGATCATCGCCGCGCAGGGATACGTGGAGCTGGGGCTCTATGAGGAGGCCCAGGCGGAGCTGGCTCCGCTGCCGGAGGAGATGCACCACCGGGTGGATGTGATCGAGATCACGCTGCTGTGCCTGATGGGTGCGCAGCGGTGGGCAGAGGCGCTGGCGCTGGCGACCAAGCTGTGCAGCGAGGAGCCGATGGAGCCGGGGGGATTTATCCATGCGGCCTTCTGCCTGCATGAGCTGCAGCGGACTGCGGAGGCTGTGGATGTGCTGTCGAGAGGACCGGCGACGCTGCGAGCCAAGCCGGTGTATTACTATAACATGGGGTGCTACCATGCGTGCCTGGGCCTGCTGGACAAATCCATGATCTATCTGAAGCGTGCCTTTGAGATGGACGGCGAACTGCGGCAGCACGCGAAAAAAGACCGTGACCTGGACTGCCTGCGGGCCCAACTGGAGTCCCACCACGCATGAGCGCGCCCGCCAGTCCAGCCAGTCTCGCAGCCGTCCGGCAATGGTTTGAAGAAAGTTTCCGCACGCGCTGGGAGATGGGGGCGTCTGTCTCCATCTGGCATCATGGGCAGGAAGTGCTGAGCCTGGCGCATGGACACTGCGACCGGGCGCGCACCCGCGAGTGGGATCAGGACACGCTGGTGCCGGTGTGGTCCGCCACGAAGGGGCCGGCGGCGGTGTGCTGCCTGCTGGCGCTGGAGGAGGCGGGCATCCCGCTGGAGTGCCCGGTGGCGGAAGTGTGGCCGGAGTTTGTGGGTGGAGGGAAGGCGAATGTGGCGTTTGTGCACCTGCTAACTCATACCGCCGGGCTGTGTGCGCTGGATGAACGGGCGCCGATTTACAATTACGACGCGGTGATCGAGGCTCTGGAACATCAGCGCCCGCTGTGGGAGCCTGGAACACGACAAGGGTACCATGCGCGCACGTTTGGCTTTCTGCTGGATGAGATCGTGCGGCGTCTGACTGAGGCGGAATCTCTGGGGGAGTATTTCAGAGAGGTGTTTGGCAGCCAGATGGGGCTGGATTTCTGGATCGGGCTGCCGAGCGCGCAGTGGGACCGGGTCTCGCCGGTTTATCCTGGGAAGATCAGCATCGCGAACGGGGACCAGCCTTTTATCAAAGCCTTCAACACGGGAGGGACGCTGACGCAGCGGACCTTTACCTCGCCGATCGGGCTGAATGCGATCAGCGACTTTAACCAGAGCGAGATGTGGTCACGTGGCTATGCGAGCATGGGCGGCGTGGGCAATGCGCGGGGGCTGGCGAAGTTTTACTCCATGCTGGCGCAGGGCGGGCGGTGGAATGGGGCGCAGATCGTGCCTGAGAATGTGGTGCGCCATTTGGAGCAAACGCTGACGCAGGAAACGGACGCGGTGCTGCTGACACCGATCGCTTTTTCAACGGGGATGATGCAGGACCCTTTGAACGAAGATCCGGAGTCAGACGGAGGAAAGCTGAGGCAGCTGTATGGGCCGAGCCGACTGGCGTTTGGGCATCCGGGGGCAGGTGGCAGCCTGGCCTTTGCGGATCCGGAGAATGGCATCAGCTTTGCCTACACGATGAATCAGATGGAGGTGGGGGCGCTGCCCGGGGAGCGTGTGCTGGGGCTGGTGCGGGCGTTGTATGCGTGAGTGCAGGCAAGAGTGCCTGCATCACTTTGATTATTGGGAGAGCTCGTGTTTTCCTTCCTGGATCACGAGGGCCTTCATGCCGCTGGCGGTGATCTTGTTGGCTTTTATGATCTGGGATTCGCCGGAGAGGATGATGCCGTTTTTGCCGGAGGCGGTGATTTCGTTTTGGGCCACGGTGTTGCCTTTGGTGCCGGTGGCGATCTGGATGGCGTTTCCCCTGGTGTGATCGAAGGCGTTTTGGGCGATGATGTTTCCTTCGTTGAGGCCAGGCTGCCTGCACCAGCGCCAGAGATTGATGCCGGTGCCGCATTCGCGGAATTCATTGCCGGCGACGAGGCAGTGGCTGGCGTCGTTGAGTTCGACGCCGATGTGGCTGCGGGTAATGTGATTGTGGGTGACCACGGATTTCACGGTGAAGTGATCGAGGTCGATGGCTTCGTCTGAGGTGTCGCGGATGGTGCAGTCGTCGATCTCGGCGCTGTCCACGGAATAGAGGGCGATGCCGCGCCCGTGGCAGTTCTGGATGAAGCAACGGGAGATGCGCAGCTTTTTGACCTGAGGACCGGTGGGGCCTTTTTCATAGCTGTAGGCTCCGGTGGCGAGCACAGCGCAGAGCTGAGTGTGGCCGCGGATGGGAGGATCTCCCTCCACGCGGCCGCCGTCGAGGGTGAGCTTTTCGATGAGCACTTCCTCGCTGGTGCCGCTGATGGAGATGATATTGGGAGCGTCCTCGTGGCGGATGAGGGTGCCGTCGGGGACGGGATATTTGAGCGGGGCATCGAGCTCGATGAGCTCTCCGGCTGCGGATTTGACTTTGGCGACGTGGAAGGGGCGGGGCTTTTGGGTGAAGCTGTCCACCTCGCCATCGGCCTCGATTTTGAGGCGCATGCCCGGCTGAAAGCCGCGCTGGGTTTTGACGGAGATGGAGGTGGCGCCGGCTGCTGTGGCGCCAGCGGCGATGGCATAGGCCACGGGCGGGAGCTTCAGGACGGTATCCTCGGCATCGAGGCCGACGATGCGGAGTTTTTTGGCATCTTTGAGCACGAGGCCGCGCTTGATGAGATGGACCCCCGGGGGGATGACGACCTCTCCGCCGCCTGCTTTGATGGCTTCATTGATGTAGCGCTGCAGCTCCGCCTCAGGCAGCGCGTGGGCAGACTGGAGCAGGATGAAAAACAGGGCGAGCAGGGCGGGAAATCGCATGGCTTAGGAAAGACGGTGCGAGAGGGGAGAAACTCGCTTTTTTGTCTGGATTAAACGCCTCCGGCCTGCCCATGAAGTTTCTCAATCGTCCTGGATTCTACCTGATTCTGCTGCTGATCACCGCGATGCTGATGCTGACGCTCTGGCTGCAATGGAAGCTCGACAGCCTGCCAAAGAGGAAAGTGAAACAAGAAACGGCTCCCGCTGCCGTTTCACATTCACCATGAAGCCGCTTTCTCTTCTGCTAGCCCTGGTGCTGACGCTGCAGGTGCATGCCCGCCAGCCGAACATTGTTTTCATTCTGGCGGATGACCTGGGGCCGGGGGATCTGGGGTGCTATGGGCAGAAGATCATCCGCACGCCGAATTTGGACCGGATGGCGGCGGAGGGGATGAAGTTTACGCAGCACTACTGCGGCAATGCGGTGTGCGCGCCCTCGCGCTGTGTGCTGATGAGCGGGCTGCACCCGGGGCATGCGTTTATCCGCGACAACCGCCAGGCCGATGATGCGAAAGGCCTGCCGAAGATGGGCAAGCCGGAGCATGAGGGGCAGTTTCCGATACCGGCGGACACGGTGCTCATTCCGCAAGTGCTGAAGCCGCTGGGGTATGTGACGGGCGGCTTTGGGAAGTGGGGGCTGGGCGGGCCGGGATCAAGCGGGGAGCCGATGAAGCACGGCTTTGACCGGTGGTTTGGCTACAACTGCCAGGGAGTGGCGCACAATTTCTACCCGACGTATCTGTGGGACAATGAGCGCACGATCGATCTGAAGAACCCGCCGTTTCCTTCTGCTGACAAGCTGAGGCCGGATGAGGACCCGAACAAGGCGGAGAGTTATGTGCGGTTTAAAGGCAGCGAGTATTCGGCGGATCTGATCGCGGAGCGGGCGCTGAAGTTTGCGCGGGACAACAAGGACAACCCATTCTTTCTCTACTGGCCGACGACGGTGCCGCATGTGGCGCTGCAGGTGCCGGATGATTCGCTGCAGGAGTATGTCGGCAAGTTTGATGATCCGCCGTATCCGGGTGGCAATGGCTACCTGCCGCACTTCAAGCCGAAGGCGGCGTATGCGGCGATGATCACGCGGATGGACCGTGAGATCGGGCGCATGGTGGCGCTGATCTCCGAGCTGGGGCTGGATGAGGACACGATCTTTGTGTTTGTGAGCGACAACGGACCGCTGACGGGCACTCACCAGGGGCTGGCGGGGACGGACTGCGCCTTCTTCAACTCCAACGAAGGCCGACGCGATGGCAAGGGGACGCTGTATGACGGAGGGTTTCGCTCTCCTTGCATCGTGAGATGGAAGGGCAAGATCAAAGCTGGGAGCACGAGCGACCGTGTGACGGGATTTGAAGACTGGATGCCGACGCTGCTGGAACTG
Above is a genomic segment from Prosthecobacter vanneervenii containing:
- a CDS encoding OmpA family protein; this translates as MHIPPRSHSVRSVFGGSLVPVLIVVAALALSTAIFFLFTKKKMEAQKDASAKAAEKTAAVAAAKAAPEAAKTTSPSTPVTPPPAPPPPPPKPAPPAFAFARPLDLGRQLMRSLSTGDFATAGKLASTSDAEQSESVAKLFEKLASMGYKPAGEDQAELLGLVEDRTRIALPFVMPGSQETVRIQLDLERDERMGWKVAKATLPKAMSSAIAAAPMPAPAAPPAASATPGSPATAAAPMKPIFGVDDGTDALAFASDFVRLLLKHDFAAARAYVDEKKVPAERLVGLCIVFEEGQYALNPAKPLIVTIANPEVSWVIAQVQSESLQQNTEFGVELKRADIAQPWKVAGLNLSDILGSFAKSASKLGVPYTPIVKNPKGGESLALYFEYDRAELHPRAQKQLEVISALMKADPSKKLRIAGHTDEKGADDYNIRLSRDRAEAVKKQLAALGVPADQVETTGLGKAQPLSPNKKSDGTDDPEGRSHNRRAEIYLDF
- a CDS encoding M23 family metallopeptidase, translated to MLCWVADAAAQAGSTIRVRLADGFDFPVGKPDADGFYKARGYWPNGHLGEDWNGRGGGDTDLGVPIYAMGRGVVIFSENIGVGWGNCILVRHIFREADGKVAMVDSLYAHLHERKVKLHQLVEKGQLVGTMGGNNGMYPVHLHFEVRKNLHIGMNRSQFARDSSNYYSPTAFINARRALPSSMQKYDVPVNNFAPYGRALADVGSDGARTASVDVPAFKGGTDSSKGESKPEDDFWSRLKAKMRSGQTTEGTEDKR
- a CDS encoding undecaprenyl-diphosphate phosphatase: MPDWLAIILLGIIEGVTEFLPISSTGHLLIPQNLHWLPQKSELFNVVIQSGAVLAVLAVFTQRLKHLATTLGDPSTRSYLAKLFVSFFITAVGGLVIKKLNIKLPETVPPVAWATFIGGIIILVLEFLHKDKKGTAEITWAVVVAVALAQLLAAVFPGTSRSGASILMALAFGVSRPAATEFSFLLGIPTLMAAGAFKVLSAIKDGEAGGEDWAMVALGTVVAAVSAFIVVKWLIRFVQGHTFNGFAWYRIVMGGALLAWVYTGGGN
- a CDS encoding DUF2062 domain-containing protein — translated: MRWFARHFLDKRVWKPTQHTLSGGMAVGMFVTLQLLPIQMPTATVLSAIFRVNIPISIALCWVSNPVTVPFMAWLEYAIGKWFLSLYTTVPTSPFPTQLPDSMVDAWIVLKEHAPVMLMGGIILGAVVAFLSYIITWGCWEIGLRMEMAKKLREAKAAAVRA
- a CDS encoding TPR end-of-group domain-containing protein is translated as MTEAERRIIAAQGYVELGLYEEAQAELAPLPEEMHHRVDVIEITLLCLMGAQRWAEALALATKLCSEEPMEPGGFIHAAFCLHELQRTAEAVDVLSRGPATLRAKPVYYYNMGCYHACLGLLDKSMIYLKRAFEMDGELRQHAKKDRDLDCLRAQLESHHA
- a CDS encoding serine hydrolase domain-containing protein, with translation MSAPASPASLAAVRQWFEESFRTRWEMGASVSIWHHGQEVLSLAHGHCDRARTREWDQDTLVPVWSATKGPAAVCCLLALEEAGIPLECPVAEVWPEFVGGGKANVAFVHLLTHTAGLCALDERAPIYNYDAVIEALEHQRPLWEPGTRQGYHARTFGFLLDEIVRRLTEAESLGEYFREVFGSQMGLDFWIGLPSAQWDRVSPVYPGKISIANGDQPFIKAFNTGGTLTQRTFTSPIGLNAISDFNQSEMWSRGYASMGGVGNARGLAKFYSMLAQGGRWNGAQIVPENVVRHLEQTLTQETDAVLLTPIAFSTGMMQDPLNEDPESDGGKLRQLYGPSRLAFGHPGAGGSLAFADPENGISFAYTMNQMEVGALPGERVLGLVRALYA
- a CDS encoding right-handed parallel beta-helix repeat-containing protein translates to MRFPALLALFFILLQSAHALPEAELQRYINEAIKAGGGEVVIPPGVHLIKRGLVLKDAKKLRIVGLDAEDTVLKLPPVAYAIAAGATAAGATSISVKTQRGFQPGMRLKIEADGEVDSFTQKPRPFHVAKVKSAAGELIELDAPLKYPVPDGTLIRHEDAPNIISISGTSEEVLIEKLTLDGGRVEGDPPIRGHTQLCAVLATGAYSYEKGPTGPQVKKLRISRCFIQNCHGRGIALYSVDSAEIDDCTIRDTSDEAIDLDHFTVKSVVTHNHITRSHIGVELNDASHCLVAGNEFRECGTGINLWRWCRQPGLNEGNIIAQNAFDHTRGNAIQIATGTKGNTVAQNEITASGKNGIILSGESQIIKANKITASGMKALVIQEGKHELSQ
- a CDS encoding arylsulfatase; amino-acid sequence: MKPLSLLLALVLTLQVHARQPNIVFILADDLGPGDLGCYGQKIIRTPNLDRMAAEGMKFTQHYCGNAVCAPSRCVLMSGLHPGHAFIRDNRQADDAKGLPKMGKPEHEGQFPIPADTVLIPQVLKPLGYVTGGFGKWGLGGPGSSGEPMKHGFDRWFGYNCQGVAHNFYPTYLWDNERTIDLKNPPFPSADKLRPDEDPNKAESYVRFKGSEYSADLIAERALKFARDNKDNPFFLYWPTTVPHVALQVPDDSLQEYVGKFDDPPYPGGNGYLPHFKPKAAYAAMITRMDREIGRMVALISELGLDEDTIFVFVSDNGPLTGTHQGLAGTDCAFFNSNEGRRDGKGTLYDGGFRSPCIVRWKGKIKAGSTSDRVTGFEDWMPTLLELAGAKEKVPPTDGISFAATLRGEKQAEREFLYREFPSYGGQQMLRMGEWKLVRRNLTGKGNAKAKGKGSVITEELFNIAEDPAETKDVAAEHPDLIVKMKGIMATEHTLSADFPMKALD